CGTCCTGCTCGTGGCGCTCTGCGGGGTGGGCACGTCCCTGTTCCGCAAGCTCGACGTCGTGGCGCTCGGCAGGGACACGGCCGTGGGGCTGGGGGTCGACCACCGGTCGGTGGTCAACCGCAGCCTGGTCCTCGTCGCGATCCTCGTCTCGGTGTCCACGGCGCTCGTCGGCCCCGTCACCTTCCTCGGCGTGCTCGTGGCCAACCTGGCCCGGCAACTGACCCGCACGTTCCGGCACTCCGTCGTCGTGCCCGCCGCGTCCTTGCTCGCGGTCGCCGCGCTGACGGTGGGACAGCTCGTGCTGGAACGGGTGCTCGGCACGGATACCGCGCTCAGCGTGATCGTCAACTTCGGGGGCGGTCTGTACTTCATCGCCCTGCTCGTCCGGGAGTCCACACGATGATCGAGATCAACGGAGTCACCAAGCGCTACGGCGGGACGACGGTCGTCGACGACGTCTCACTGTCCATCCCGGCCGGTGGGATCACGTCGGTGATCGGCTCCAACGGGGCGGGCAAGTCGACGCTGCTGTCGATGATGAGTCGCCTGCTCGAACCCGACGCGGGGTCGATCACCGTGGACGGCATGGACGTCACCACGACCCGCACCGAGGACCTCGCGAAGCGGCTCGCCGTGCTCCGGCAGGAGAACCACACCGCCGTGCGGCTCACCGTCCGGGAGTTGGTCTCGTTCGGACGGTTCCCCCACTCGGGCGGCCGCCTGTCGAGGGCCGACCACGAGATCGTCGACGACGCGGTGTCCTACTTCGAGCTCACGGAGTTCGCCGACCGCCCGCTCGACACGCTCTCGGGCGGACAACGACAGCGCGCCCACATCGCGATGGTGCTGTGCCAGAGCACCGACTACGTGCTGCTGGACGAGCCCCTCAACAACCTCGACATGCGGCACTCGGTGCAGATCATGCACCGGCTCCGCCGCATGGCCGACGACTACGGCAAGACCGTCGTCATGGTGGTCCACGACATCAACTTCGCGGCGCGGTACTCCGACCGGATCGTCGCCATGCGAAACGGCGCGCTGGTGGCTCACGGCACCGTCGCCGAGGTCATGGACCCCGACGTGCTGCGCGCGGT
The window above is part of the Saccharomonospora glauca K62 genome. Proteins encoded here:
- a CDS encoding iron ABC transporter ATP-binding protein, with translation MIEINGVTKRYGGTTVVDDVSLSIPAGGITSVIGSNGAGKSTLLSMMSRLLEPDAGSITVDGMDVTTTRTEDLAKRLAVLRQENHTAVRLTVRELVSFGRFPHSGGRLSRADHEIVDDAVSYFELTEFADRPLDTLSGGQRQRAHIAMVLCQSTDYVLLDEPLNNLDMRHSVQIMHRLRRMADDYGKTVVMVVHDINFAARYSDRIVAMRNGALVAHGTVAEVMDPDVLRAVFDLDITVHDLGGHRVGDFYG